A window from Bacteroidota bacterium encodes these proteins:
- a CDS encoding carboxypeptidase regulatory-like domain-containing protein produces the protein MKNFFVLIILSLFTISLNSQTINIDPDTLEATLNVNSTVTVHTILSNTGSDTLTFAFPGYGQRAWGGPDEFGYYWIDSDEEGGPPWEYNDISETGSLVVGIEDDNTVGPFEFGFEFPFYGETKSLFWINSNGCITFTDQEMPYINDSIPTNSDLVSFIAWFWDDLKPVEGLSKVYIKHFDMYVIIQFNKFVQYLGSESYIFGQVVMKSNGDILLKYRHITGEFNSSAGTVGIQSPDPGVGLQVVCDAPYLHPEMIVRFDYPRTFITSVEPASAYLLPGTQETIWITYCSEGYEHGTYTANLRCVSNDPVNPETYIYNIMHVVAPEPAGFKGYVTDAASGEAINDVKVIAGEQYVYTNASGYYELPLEHGTYTVKFSREGYETLIVEDTVAVPGYSTLDVELSGYYFIVGRVWAGENWLETGFAYGFKMLEGYVVDVYAEMIAGEGYYEFSGLTAAQYIIKAEPSPNSAYYGLYLPTYYGDVLHWEDATVINLTQNTDGVHIHLVPVSIPPQGPGSISGQILTGAFTPTAANIPVILQSATTDFVAMNYSGSDGSFYFSNLAFDTYKLFAEIPGKSIVPMSIVLDEGNTTVSDITMMILDESIIFVGINDPDMSGTYSSVYPNPATDRISLDYQMKSPSVLTVSLLDHTGRMITSRAISCDASGNISLDIRDLPAGIYYVRLMTHQGGQSVKMFSKVSRN, from the coding sequence ATGAAAAATTTTTTCGTATTGATCATTTTATCCCTCTTCACAATCAGTCTGAATTCGCAAACTATAAATATTGATCCCGACACGCTGGAGGCGACACTTAATGTGAATAGCACTGTTACGGTTCACACCATCCTTTCGAATACGGGCAGCGACACGCTTACCTTCGCCTTTCCCGGTTATGGACAACGGGCTTGGGGTGGACCGGATGAATTTGGTTATTACTGGATCGACAGCGATGAAGAGGGCGGACCACCATGGGAATACAATGATATATCTGAAACAGGTTCACTTGTGGTAGGTATTGAAGATGATAACACAGTAGGACCATTCGAATTCGGCTTTGAATTTCCGTTTTACGGAGAAACAAAATCGCTTTTCTGGATCAACTCCAATGGATGCATTACTTTCACCGATCAGGAAATGCCTTATATCAACGATTCGATACCAACCAACAGCGACCTTGTCAGCTTCATAGCCTGGTTCTGGGATGACCTGAAACCTGTTGAGGGCTTGTCGAAGGTATATATAAAGCATTTTGATATGTATGTCATCATCCAGTTCAATAAATTCGTGCAGTACCTGGGCTCCGAAAGTTATATTTTTGGACAGGTGGTGATGAAATCAAACGGGGATATCCTTTTGAAATACCGGCATATTACCGGTGAATTCAATTCGTCGGCAGGGACGGTAGGTATACAATCACCTGATCCAGGCGTGGGCCTTCAAGTCGTTTGTGATGCTCCTTATCTCCACCCTGAGATGATTGTTCGTTTCGACTACCCCCGCACCTTTATAACATCTGTTGAGCCGGCATCGGCTTATCTTTTACCAGGTACCCAGGAAACGATATGGATAACCTATTGTTCTGAAGGTTATGAGCATGGGACCTATACAGCCAATCTCAGATGCGTGTCGAATGACCCTGTAAATCCTGAGACATATATTTACAATATCATGCATGTGGTAGCACCGGAACCGGCAGGATTCAAAGGCTACGTCACTGATGCAGCTTCAGGAGAAGCAATAAACGATGTAAAGGTCATTGCCGGCGAACAATACGTTTATACCAATGCTTCAGGATATTATGAGTTGCCACTGGAACATGGCACGTATACAGTTAAATTTTCAAGAGAAGGTTATGAAACCCTTATCGTAGAGGACACCGTGGCTGTACCGGGCTATTCGACACTGGATGTGGAATTGTCAGGATATTACTTTATTGTTGGCCGTGTATGGGCCGGCGAGAACTGGCTGGAAACAGGATTCGCATACGGTTTTAAGATGCTGGAAGGTTATGTGGTAGATGTATATGCCGAAATGATAGCTGGTGAGGGTTACTATGAGTTCAGCGGGCTGACGGCAGCACAGTATATAATTAAAGCTGAACCAAGCCCAAATTCAGCCTATTATGGCCTTTACCTTCCGACGTATTATGGCGATGTCCTTCATTGGGAGGATGCAACGGTCATTAACCTGACACAAAATACCGACGGTGTTCATATCCACCTTGTGCCTGTAAGCATCCCTCCGCAGGGACCCGGATCAATAAGCGGTCAGATCCTGACCGGAGCCTTCACCCCCACAGCGGCAAATATCCCGGTCATACTACAGTCTGCCACCACCGACTTCGTGGCAATGAACTACTCCGGCAGCGACGGGTCATTCTATTTTTCAAACCTTGCATTCGACACTTACAAGCTCTTTGCCGAAATACCCGGCAAGTCCATTGTACCTATGTCTATCGTGCTTGATGAGGGAAATACCACGGTCAGCGACATAACCATGATGATACTCGATGAATCCATCATTTTCGTGGGTATCAATGATCCGGATATGTCAGGCACATATTCTTCGGTATATCCAAATCCAGCCACCGACAGAATATCCTTAGACTATCAAATGAAGTCACCATCTGTTCTGACCGTATCTCTTCTGGATCACACAGGAAGAATGATCACCAGCAGGGCAATATCATGTGATGCCTCCGGGAATATATCGCTGGATATCAGAGATTTACCTGCAGGAATATATTATGTAAGGCTCATGACTCACCAGGGTGGTCAGTCAGTGAAGATGTTCAGCAA